A window of Pseudomonas mucidolens contains these coding sequences:
- a CDS encoding DUF4404 family protein, with translation MPAREKLQEQVNILREQLEQDPPLPLEKRQALEALLAKFELQLELEPATQPPSISDDVNRAVEGFELDHPGIAATLRNIVVTLGNIGI, from the coding sequence ATGCCTGCCCGCGAAAAACTGCAAGAACAGGTCAATATTCTGCGCGAGCAACTGGAACAGGACCCACCGCTGCCGCTTGAAAAACGTCAAGCACTTGAAGCTTTGCTCGCCAAGTTTGAATTGCAGCTTGAGCTGGAACCTGCCACTCAACCACCGAGCATCAGCGACGATGTGAACCGGGCGGTGGAAGGCTTCGAACTGGACCACCCGGGCATTGCCGCCACCTTGCGCAATATTGTCGTGACCCTGGGCAATATCGGGATCTAA
- the queF gene encoding NADPH-dependent 7-cyano-7-deazaguanine reductase QueF (Catalyzes the NADPH-dependent reduction of 7-cyano-7-deazaguanine (preQ0) to 7-aminomethyl-7-deazaguanine (preQ1) in queuosine biosynthesis), giving the protein MHPAAEHSPLGKSSEYISTYTPSLLFPIPRAAKWAELGLTAETLPYKGVDFWNCFELSWLLPSGKPVVAIGEFSIAADSPNIIESKSFKLYLNSLNQTPFADVQSLETTLRTDLSAAAGKPVGVRIRSLGDVEGEGVVALPGVCIDDLDISVSNYEQPRPELLRCDDSRVVEESVHSHLLKSNCPVTSQPDWGSVAVEYCGSALDHASLLEYLVSFRQHSDFHEQCVERIFLDLQRLLKPSKLTVYARYVRRGGLDINPYRSTEDMAFQNQRLVRQ; this is encoded by the coding sequence ATGCATCCCGCAGCCGAACATTCGCCGCTGGGCAAGTCCAGTGAATACATCTCTACTTACACCCCATCCTTGCTGTTCCCGATACCGCGCGCGGCCAAATGGGCTGAACTTGGCCTGACTGCCGAGACACTGCCGTATAAAGGCGTGGACTTCTGGAACTGCTTCGAATTGTCCTGGCTGCTGCCGTCTGGCAAACCGGTGGTGGCTATCGGCGAGTTCAGCATTGCGGCTGATTCGCCGAACATCATTGAGTCGAAGTCCTTCAAGCTGTACCTCAATTCGCTGAACCAGACGCCCTTTGCCGATGTGCAAAGCCTTGAGACGACCTTGCGTACCGACCTGAGCGCGGCGGCCGGAAAACCGGTGGGCGTGCGCATCCGCAGTCTTGGCGATGTGGAAGGCGAGGGCGTGGTTGCCCTGCCGGGCGTGTGCATCGACGACTTGGATATCAGCGTCAGCAACTATGAGCAACCGCGTCCGGAGCTGCTGCGCTGCGATGATTCACGTGTGGTGGAGGAGAGCGTGCACAGCCATCTGCTCAAATCCAACTGCCCGGTAACCAGCCAGCCGGACTGGGGCAGCGTGGCGGTGGAGTATTGCGGTTCAGCCCTGGATCACGCGAGTTTGCTGGAGTACCTGGTGAGTTTTCGCCAGCACTCGGACTTTCACGAACAGTGTGTGGAGCGGATCTTTCTCGATTTGCAGCGCTTGCTGAAACCTTCGAAGCTGACGGTGTATGCGCGGTATGTGCGTCGGGGCGGGTTGGATATCAATCCGTATCGCAGCACTGAGGATATGGCCTTCCAGAACCAGCGTCTGGTTCGTCAGTAG
- a CDS encoding heavy metal response regulator transcription factor, translated as MKLLIVEDQPKTGQYLRQGLAEAGFNTELVADGTTGQHRALTGDYDLLILDVMLPGRDGWQILQAVRNAGLEIPILFLTARDAVEDRVHGLELGADDYLVKPFAFSELLARVRSLLRRGSSGPQDTSLQLADLRLDLIRRRVERGTQRIDLTAKEFALLEMLLRRQGEVLPKSLIASQVWDMNFDSDTNIIEVAIRRLRLKIDDGFPNKLIHTVRGMGYVLEERFS; from the coding sequence ATGAAACTATTGATCGTCGAAGACCAACCGAAAACCGGCCAATACCTGCGCCAGGGACTGGCCGAAGCCGGGTTCAACACCGAACTGGTGGCTGATGGCACGACCGGTCAACATAGGGCGCTGACCGGTGACTACGACCTGTTGATCCTTGATGTGATGCTGCCGGGCCGCGACGGCTGGCAAATCCTCCAGGCGGTGCGGAATGCAGGCCTGGAGATCCCGATACTGTTCCTCACCGCGAGGGACGCGGTGGAAGATCGCGTTCACGGCCTGGAGCTGGGAGCCGACGATTATCTGGTCAAGCCCTTTGCGTTTTCCGAACTGCTGGCCCGCGTCCGCAGCCTATTGCGTCGTGGCAGCAGCGGGCCACAAGACACCAGCCTGCAACTGGCTGACCTGCGCCTGGACTTGATCCGTCGCCGGGTCGAGCGCGGCACCCAACGCATTGATCTCACGGCCAAGGAGTTTGCCCTGCTGGAAATGCTCCTGCGCCGCCAGGGCGAAGTACTGCCCAAGTCGTTGATCGCCTCCCAAGTCTGGGACATGAACTTCGACAGCGACACCAACATCATCGAAGTCGCAATCCGCCGCCTGCGCCTGAAAATCGATGATGGCTTCCCCAACAAGTTGATCCACACCGTACGCGGCATGGGCTACGTACTGGAGGAGCGGTTCAGTTGA
- a CDS encoding plastocyanin/azurin family copper-binding protein — translation MFLRKSWWLAGCLLVLSAPALAAGGHTFAFGEAAPAARATRTVQVLLEDIAFSPTSLDVKAGETVRFVLVNKGRLLHEFNLGDATMHADHQKEMLKMQASGMLTATGMGQMDHSAMGHADMAGMQHDDPNSVLVEPGKTAELTWTFSKAGALEFACNIPGHYQAGMVGKLNVSQ, via the coding sequence ATGTTTTTGCGCAAGTCTTGGTGGTTGGCGGGTTGTTTGCTGGTGTTGAGCGCCCCGGCGCTGGCTGCGGGCGGGCATACTTTCGCTTTTGGTGAAGCGGCGCCGGCGGCCCGGGCCACGCGTACGGTGCAAGTGCTGCTTGAGGATATTGCCTTTTCACCCACATCCCTCGACGTCAAGGCCGGTGAAACCGTGCGCTTTGTGTTGGTTAATAAAGGCCGGTTACTCCACGAATTCAATCTGGGCGACGCAACGATGCATGCGGATCACCAGAAAGAAATGCTCAAGATGCAGGCCAGTGGCATGTTGACCGCGACCGGCATGGGCCAGATGGACCACAGCGCGATGGGGCACGCCGACATGGCGGGCATGCAGCATGACGATCCCAACAGTGTGCTGGTGGAACCGGGCAAAACCGCGGAATTGACCTGGACATTCAGTAAGGCCGGCGCTTTGGAGTTTGCCTGCAATATCCCGGGGCACTATCAAGCCGGCATGGTTGGCAAGCTGAACGTCAGCCAGTGA